From the Pseudobutyrivibrio ruminis HUN009 genome, one window contains:
- a CDS encoding ATP-binding protein yields MKIIERKNYLNRLIRLKDTPDIKIITGLRRSGKSELVRAYMELIRTNEDTNIIYVDFADLKFDDLKTYKELYNFCEGQYIDGKTNVIVVDEVQMCEKFELAINSLYNSRKYDIYITGSNAFLLSSDLSTLFTGRFIEIPVYPFSFAEYCEYYGYDSNTANVLDSYVMSGGLSGAYVYSEKEDQASYIKDVYTTIIKRDLVDKYGIKEEALLDSLTDYMMDNISNLTSASKISNVFKQNKVETNHITIGNYMKYLCSAFMFYKVKRYDIRGKKYLETSDKYYLSDLGFRYALLGTRNMDYGRAYENIVALELLRRGYEIYVGKLYQKEIDFVAMKQNEKLYIQVSDNISDSDTLERELSPLRAIKDAYPKILIANTKHDDYDIEGIKVLDLTNWLMR; encoded by the coding sequence ATGAAGATTATTGAAAGAAAAAATTATTTGAATAGACTCATTCGATTAAAGGATACTCCTGATATAAAGATAATAACAGGATTGAGACGTTCTGGAAAGTCTGAGTTGGTGCGAGCATATATGGAACTGATACGCACAAACGAAGATACAAATATAATATACGTTGATTTTGCAGATTTAAAATTCGATGATTTAAAAACATATAAGGAACTCTATAATTTTTGCGAAGGACAATACATTGATGGTAAAACAAATGTCATTGTTGTAGATGAAGTTCAAATGTGTGAAAAATTTGAGCTTGCTATCAATAGTTTATATAACAGCCGAAAATATGATATCTATATTACAGGTTCCAATGCATTTTTGCTAAGCTCAGATTTATCGACGTTATTTACGGGGAGATTTATAGAAATTCCTGTTTATCCATTTAGTTTTGCTGAATATTGTGAGTACTATGGATATGATTCTAATACAGCAAATGTATTGGATTCATATGTTATGAGTGGTGGTTTATCTGGGGCATATGTGTACAGCGAAAAAGAGGATCAGGCATCATATATAAAGGATGTTTACACTACAATTATAAAACGTGATCTTGTAGACAAGTATGGTATTAAGGAAGAGGCGCTTTTGGATTCTTTAACAGATTATATGATGGATAATATTTCCAATCTGACATCTGCAAGTAAGATTAGTAATGTTTTTAAGCAAAATAAGGTTGAGACGAATCATATAACAATAGGAAATTATATGAAGTATCTCTGCAGTGCATTTATGTTCTATAAAGTAAAACGATACGACATTCGTGGAAAAAAGTATTTAGAAACGTCAGATAAATACTATCTTAGCGATTTAGGATTTAGATATGCATTGCTTGGAACAAGAAATATGGATTATGGACGAGCATATGAAAATATAGTTGCATTAGAATTACTCAGGAGGGGTTACGAGATTTATGTTGGCAAGTTGTATCAGAAGGAGATAGATTTTGTAGCTATGAAACAAAATGAGAAGCTGTATATCCAAGTATCAGATAATATTTCTGATTCAGATACATTGGAAAGAGAGCTGTCTCCACTAAGAGCGATAAAAGATGCATATCCTAAGATTTTGATAGCGAATACAAAGCATGATGACTATGACATAGAAGGAATAAAAGTACTAGATTTAACTAATTGGTTAATGAGATAA